The genomic interval TTGGTCAAGGTTGCAGCCCTCATTTAGTTTATATTCTGCttaatggaaacagaaaataggcaAGAATATAAACAAGGTAATTGCAGGCTGTGAAAAGTGCTGTGAAGGAAGTAAACAGGAGAGTAACGAAAGAGCTTACTTTAGAAAGAGTGGCCAGGaaagtcaacaaatattttttttttaacaaatatttatttagtactcGATTCCTGTCAGTTTATCTCCCAAATATCTCTGAAATCTATGCAGTTCACTCCATCTTCCCCAAGCACCCTAATATGAGTCAGTCTCTCAAGTTGGGATTACTGCTGCAGCACCTTACTGGTCTCCATTTCATCTTCCCACCATATGACCATCTCATCCCACCCCTCACCAGGGCCACAAAAGCCTACTTCTCTAACCTTGTCTTCCATGTCCCCTGAATGGAGAACCAAACCAGCCTGAAAAGTGGAGAAATATTAGTAGCTCAGATGAATGAGGGGGAGCGGGGGAGGTGGTCAGGAAGGCCTTAAGTGCCATCCTCAGGAGTTTGGTCTTAATTCTACAGATCAACAATTTTCCAGATAGGGAGATGGTAGAGGTAAGGCCAGAAAAAGCAAATCCACAGGGGAAATGGGGCTGAGGATGTATAGTTTGATAAAGCATATTCGATATTGCCATTTTGTATTTGGAAACTAAAGTGAAATGTCTTTGTATGAGTTTTCTGGGTTGTCATAACAACATTACTACAGACTAGGTGacttacacaacagaaatttattttctcacacttACAGAGGCTGGAAGGTCAAGATCAAGGTATTGACAAGGTTTTTTTCTTCTGAGGCCCCTCTCTTGGTTTATAGATGGCAGTCTCCCTTTGACTTCACCtgatcttttttcccctccttgggattgaacctgtgcccactgcagtAGCAGTGTAGAATCTTGTCTGaacgaccagggaagtccacatgaTCTTTTTCTGTGTCCTAATCATTTCTTCTCTTAAAGACATCAGTCAGATAAGATTAGGGTCTACCTGAGGACCTTATTTTAACTTACTTACCTCTAAAggtcctatctccaaatatagtcacattctaaGGTACTGGGGGTTAACAGAAGTCAAAACTCTACCCATCTTAGGTTTTCATACAGGGATCTTTACtttcagttttgtattttttattggtaggctttatttttttaagaatggttttagatttttcagaaaaattgagcagataGTGCGGAGTTGCCATATACTCTCCCACAtgcccccctcacacacacagagtttcctTTATTATTATCATCTTATTAGTTGGTGCATTTCTTACAAGTAACTCTTCAGGGGTGTCACTTTAGTCTGAGAATGAAATTCAGAATCCTTGAGATGGTTTGAGATGGTCTATAAAGTTCCCCATAGTCAGGCCCTGTCGACCTCTCTAAACAATTTCTTGGCTGCTATGCTCCAGTCAGAGAGgtcttctctctgtctttctcacaCATAATAGAACTGTTCCTGCCTCTGAGCCTTTGCACATTTATTCCCTCTACCCGGAATACTTTTCCCCTAGTCTTTACTTATGACTTACTCATTCTTATCTTTTCTGGCTTAACTACACTATCTAAAGTTTCCCGCATGAAACTAACCCAAACAGGACTCTTCAACAAAGAGATTAACAACaagtacagaaaaacaaaaagcaagtttatgtattttttaaaaagattattttattttaattaaaaactttttttgtgtggctgaactaggtcttcattgcagtgtgggcttttctctagttgcagaacacaggtttagttgccctgtggcatgtgggatcttagtcccccaaccagggattgaacccatgtctcctacattggaaggcgattcttaacaactgaaccaccaaggaagtccccaaaagTAAGTTTATTAACATGCAGAGCTTATGTATACATGCGGGATGTATGTGCATGCTAGttacttcagtggtgtccaactctttacgaccctatgaactgtagcccaccaggctcctctgtccatcggattctccaggcaagaatactggagtgggttgccatgcccttctccaggggatcttcctgaccaaggattgaactgggtcttttacatctcctgcattggcaggtgggttcttttaccattagcgccgcctgggaagcccatcaattcagtcattcagtcgtgtccaactctttggaaccccatagactacagtatgccaggcttccctgtccttcaccaactcctggagcttgctcaaactcatgtccattgagtcggtgatgccatccaacaatctcatcctctgtcgtccccttctcctgccttcaatcttttccagcatcagggtctcttccaatgggtctcaggtggacaaagtattggaatttcagcttcagcatcagtcttcccaattaatattcaggactgatttcttttaagattgactggttggatcttgcagtccaagggactctcaagagtcttctccaacaccacacttcaaaagcatcaattcttcagcactcagctttctttatagtccaactctcacatccatacatgactagtggaaaaaccatagctttgactagatggacctttgtcagcaaagtaatgtctccactttttaatatgctgtctaggttggtcatagcttttcttccaaggagcaagtgtcttttaatttcacggctgcagtcaccatctgcagtgattttggagaccaaaaaaataaagtctctcactatttccattgtttccccatctattttccatgaagtgatgggaccagataccatgatcttagttttctgaatgtcgagttttaagccaactttttcactcattgacaggagaatgttggatcccactaaaaaaaaaaaaaaagataccccacatctgAGGGcaaaagagaagccccagcaagatggcaggaggggcaaaatcacatttagaatcaaaccccatacccaccagagacgcttggagggctcaaacaaaactttGTGCACACTAGGAGACCCCACACagactgaaccagacctaccttgagtgtctgagtgtctcctgtggaggtacgggccAGCAGTGgccctgcaggggcaggggctctgggtgcagcagacctgggtgtggcataagccctcttggaggaggtcgtcattaaccccaccacagagctgccagaacttacataggactggggaaacagactcttgaagggcacaaacaaaaccttgcatgcaccaggacccaagagaagggagcagtgaccccacaagagactgacccagacttgcctttgAGTGTCctggagtctccagtggaggtgttGGGTCCATGGCCTGTTGCAGGGTCGGGAGCACTGAGTGCGGCAATGCAtgcctgggaccttttgaaggaggttgccattttcttccttacctccaccatagtttggtctcaggtcaaaaaaTAGGGAAGGAACACAACGCTGccaatcaacagaaaattggattaaagatttactgagcacagtcccgcccatcagaacaagacccagtttcctccaCAGTCAGTCtcccccatcaggaagctttcataagcctcttatccttacccagaggacagacagaatgaaaaccacaatcacagaaaactaatcaaactgatcacatggaccacagccttgtctaactcaatgaagttatgagtcatgccatgtagggccactcaagacagacggatcatggtggagagttctgacaaaatgtggtccactggagaagggaatggcaaaccacttcagtattcttgccttcagtactcttgccttgagaaccccatgcacagtatgggaagcccatacatgagGGATATTCCAGGGGAAAATGAGTAATTCCTCCATGTGGCTTAGAATTAAGGTTTAAATACCAACTGAATAGAGAAAGGGATAGGGGAATGTAGGCCTCTTAGgggagagtaaatattttacagGAAAGAGGTATGGGCCCTTAGAAGAATGGATGGGAGATTTGATAGTTTATGACAAAGTTGGTCTGGATGTGATACAGAATTCCTGTGATATGAGATGAAACTCCCAGGAAGGGGACTTGTGATGATTGAGTTTCTTTGGAGGCTCCCTCTTTAGTCAGATAAGGTGAGTTCAGAGAAAGCCTCTCCCTGCATTTGCAATTTATCAAGTGCCTATTTAGCTCAAAGTAACCAATATGCCAAAGTGGCACATTTTGGGGTGACGTAGTCTGTTACCCATCACTGTCTCCTCCCTTTGGAAAGTTAACAAGGTTCTGGCGCCCTCCTCTGGGAGCCCAGGCATCAGGAGGACATCCTCCTGGATGCTGTAACTGAAGGGTCTGCCAGCCTACTCTGCCTCCTCCCTCAGTGTCACATAAGCTGCCATTAATGGATCTTATACACTGCCACAAACCAGGCACAGGGCTAAGCATTTATTTTCTGGACTGCTCACAGTAACCTTATGATGTCATGGgattattatacccatttcacagatgaggaaactgaggctcatggGGCTAAGCCTCTTGCCCAAGGTTAAGGGGCAGAGCCAAGATCTGAATTcaagatgcctgactccactgTTCACCACTGCATgacttttttacttttattattctttggccgcatggcatgcaggatcttagttccccaatcagggatcaaatctgtgccccctgcagtggaaatgtaaccactggactgccaggaaattcccctgCCTTTTTCTGGGAGTCAGTTCTCTGTCCTTGCATCTGTCCTCCTACTCTACTCATCTCTCAGTCCCTTTTACTAGTGCCCTTTCTCCTCCCCACAAGACGCTCACAACCTCTGACCAAGCTGAGGTCTTTCTGAGCTCTCTGAGTCTCCATCCCCCAGAGGATGCTCTCAGGCCTGCTGCTCCTAGTTGAATACCTATCTCAAATGCCTACCCCTGGCAGCTTAGAGTCAGAATCTCTTGACAGTATCAGGTCACAGAGGTCAAGGGAGTCTTTCAAGAAAGATAGATGTAGCACTTCTCTGGGGATCcaatggttaaaactctgcacttccaatgaaggggacacaggtttgattcctggtcggggaactaagatcccacatgtctgtGTGgccaagtaaatacataaaatttttttaaaaagtgaaagatacCAAGTAAGGTGAAGACTCAGGAGAGGCCTACTGGATTCAGCAACAAGGAGATCTCAGGTGTCCTTGGCAGGGGCAGAGGTGGAAGTACAAGAGCCATACCAGAAAGGAGAAAGTTAATAGCTACAGGAGCATTTCGTGCTTACCAAGCACTGCATAAATACTAATTCATTTAATAGTCACAACAACTCTGTGAGATAGGTATTATCTTTGTTCCCCCACAGGGAAATTAAGGCCAGAGGTTAAACAGTTTGCTTAAGAACAGGTCACAAAGGTAGTTTACTGTGGAGTCTGGATTTAAACATatggacagggacttccctggtggttcagtggctaagattctgtgctcccaatgcacagggcctgggtttgattcctggtcagggaactagaccctatATATTACAACTGAGAATTCACATTCTGCAactgaagatcccgcatgctgcaactaatacccgctgcagccaaatacataaataaatattgactcaatggacaagagtttgagcaaactctgggagacagtgaaggacagggaagcctcttgtgatgcagtccaaggggtcgcaaacagttggatacgacttagcgactgaacaacaaaataaataaatatataaaacgtgatcttaaaaaaaattatctaggcagtctggctccagactcCATGCAATAAACTGCCAAGCCATATATCAGCTCTCAGctgtgaggaggggagggggcactgGTGGTTAGGACCAGAAGAGAGGGAGGGGCAAGAGCTAGGGGAGGATAAAGAAGGGTGGGGAAAATGATTTACAGGTGGAGTGGTTCCCTCTCCTTGACCATAAACCAAAGGGACCTGTCAGCAACTGGGAAGGGAGATAAAGTGACTCAGAAAGGAGGGGCCTGGGGACTGCTCCCTCCCGGGGCAAGGCTTCAGGTTCTGCACCTTTACCCATGGCTCTGTGGGAAATTCACAGGCCAGAGATCCAGAGAGTTGGGTAACAGGCAGATGTAAGAGAGCCTCAGATGGGGATGGGCGCTAAGGACTGAAACGCAGCCAATTGGAAGCACTGTCAGAGAAGTGACAGGACGTCAGGGCCTGAGCTCCCCAGGTAGCAGAGACTCTTTAAGAGAAGCAGTTCAGAACGTTCTAAGAAAGCCACAGATCAGAGCGTGGGAAGGCGCTGCAGGGCCATGCGGGTTAAGTCCCCAGAACTGGTATCTTGGCCTTTTGCAGGTCAGCTCGTGGGTTTTCCAGACCTCCaggacaaacacacacagaatccTGTTCTTTCTACATATGGACACCTCACCTGAGCCTGGGAAGGAGAACATAACTCATCAGGCCATGAGTTGGCTCTCAGACCTTGCTCATTCAGGGAGTTTCTTATAAAAAGTGGGGAGAGGGACCAGATATCTTTCAGGTTAAacaatacatgcaccccagtgttcacagcagcactgtttacaatagttaagacatggaagcaacctaaatgttcattagaagaatgaataaagaagatgtgatatatatatatatatacacacaatgtatatatatgtatatatatacacacaatggaatattacttagccataaaagatgaaataatgacatggatggacctagagattctcatgctgagtgaagtcagagaaagatgtgatatatatatatatatatacacacaatgtatatatatgtatatatatacacacaatggaatattacttagccataaaagatgaaataatgacatggatggacctagagattctcatgctgagtgaagtcagagaaagacaaatgtattaTATCACttctatatggaatctaaaaaaaatagtataaaagaacttatttgcaaaacagaaatagaatcacagatgtagaaagcaaacttatagttatgggggggagggggagggatataaactgggagattgagaCTGGTAAATATACATCACTATGTacaaagtagataactaataaggacctgctgtatagcacagggaactcagtactctgtaacggcctatatgggaaaataatctaaataaaagtggatatatgcatatgcataaatgattcacttggctgtatagcagaaacaaacacaaccttgtaaatcaactgtagtctaattttaaaaaatcttttaataaaatagagaaaagaaaagcctCCCTGGGTTCAAGTCCTCAGCTTTATTGAGCTGAATTAGATGTAATCCTGTCCAAAGTCTTGTGGGTTGGAGGGGAAACCTCTTTGTAGAAGATTTTAGGGCAGTATGACTAACTGATTCGAGAGAGGACCTCAAAGGAGCAGTCAAAGGGAGTGAGGTCAGAGGCTGATGACAGCAGGTGGAAGTGGGGGCATCTCATAGGCCTCATATCCACGTTAAAAGCCAGGACCTGGCACTGTTTGGCTTGGGGACAGGCCGGCCAGGCATTGGGGGATAGGTCTCTGACTCTCAGTCTCTGCAGGATTGCCAGGTTCTGAGAAGCAACAGTGGACCTCTAGGTGGAAACCAAAGGGAAAAGACTGGCTTTTCATGGTGACAGTCGCCCAGAATAAATGCCTGCGTGCTCCCGGCTCCAGGCATTCTTGCTCTGAATAGTCTCCACTGCCTTGTGAGGAAGGAGTTATTGATACTGTTTTACAGAGGAGCaaactgaagtccagagagaTTAGGTATCTTGGACAAAGCCACAGAGCAGCAGAATTCAACCCCAGGTGTGTCGGCCTCGCAAACTTATGTTCCTAACCccccctccctgcttcctctctTCAGGAACCACTTGCAGGGAGAAGCAGCTCACAGCGTGGGGAGGGAGCTTCCCAGGACAGGCCAGAGATTTGATGGAGTGGTCCTCTGGCACAGTGCCTGTCACTTGTCAGTGCCCTGCCATCAGCAGCTGTTATAACACTTTATCATGCATCTGTCTTCTCACCTGGAGCGTGGGACAGTCATTTCTGTCACCTTGGTTCCAAGGACATGGTGTGAGCTGTGGGGTCAATGCAGAGGCATTTATAGCACTCAACGGCCAGCCCAGCCCTGCAGGCACAGGAAGACACAGCCAGTTCCCAGCACCAGGGGAAGCCGGGTGACAGCCTCAATCCATCAATGATAACCTCAGTCCGGCCAAACTTTATGGACCCAGGAGGTACTTAAGTGTTGTGGGGTGAAGGCTAGCTCAGTTCCCCTTCCTCGGCACAGGCTGCTGTCCAGAGCAGGTAGgtaggtgtggggtgggggtcagAGTGCCCTGTGCCTTGAGAGACCAACTATCAGCCTCGAGAGCAAGACCCCACAGTGTATGGGACTGGGCTACAGTTGAGTCTCCTGTCCTCAGCAGTTCAGGGGTTCCTCCTAGTCCTGCAAATGGAAGAGGAGCTTGGGGCAGCCTCAGGCAGGAGAGGATGTAGATCTCAGCTCCCCTCTGCCCCATCTCATCCTGGTTTGACCCACGTGCCACTAAGTCCTAGGGGGCTGGGGGTGTTCTCTGTCTGCTTGTCTGCTTCCTCCCATTGGTCTACTGACCGGATGAAGGCTGGGGTCGGGGGGTGACCAGAGTTGTGGGAGGTTACCTGGGGACCTAAGCTGGGTGATGAGAAGGCAGGCTAAGGAGAAGGTTCGTGGCGGGAGAAGGACAGCTCCAAGGGCAGCTCTCACGACCTTCTGCCCCTTCTGCTGACCAGGCTGCCAGCACCATGACCGTCTCCTACACCCTCAAAGTGGCGGAGGCCCGCTTCGGAGGCTTCTCTGGCCTGCTTCTCCGTTGGCGGGGAAGCATCTACAAGCTCCTCTACAAGGAATTCCTCCTCTTCATCGCCCTGTATGCTCTGCTCAGCGTCACCTACCGGTGCGAGGGTGAGGGCAGGGTCTCAGGGCTGGCCTGCAGGGGACTAGGTTGCCCACCTCCCTCTAACCCAGGCCCCACCTGACCTTCCCCAGGCTGCTGCTGACCCAGGAGCAGAAGCACGTGTATGCTCAGGTGGCCCGATACTGCAACCGCTCTGCGGACCTCATCCCCTTGTCCTTTGTACTGGGTAAGTTCAAAGCACAAGGGGTTCTCCCTTGCAGCCCCCTAGCCATCTTTCCTGACCTTTGGGTTGGGCTGCTAGCTCTGAGGGTCAGAATTAGCCCAGCGGCACATCTGGAGGTCAACCAGAGCAGGCTCAGCAGACAAGGGAGCTGTGTGCCGGGTCCAGGATTCCCAGAGGACTGGGCCCTGCCTATCACCAGCCGGACCCTCACTCCAAACACAGCCCCAGCCTGCTGGCCTCACACCCCGCTGGGTCCTGCAGCAGAACTGGAGAGAGGTGACACCTCCCTCCGCACCCTCATGGGAAGCAGGGCTCATAGTTAACCACTGTTGGACTTGGACCATCACGTCTCTTGTGCCTGAGGAGGTCTGCAGTCTTCTTTCTCCCTGCCTGGTTTGGTCCATCAGGGCGTAATCAGAGGATGAGGTTGTCCCTCCGACAAGCGAGGCAGGGTGCTGGAGTCAATGCGTCCTTCCCCCTGCCTTGGTTCCACCTGGCTTGGACCAGGCGTTCTGGTTGCGGGCAGGACACACTGACTTCCAAgccctctgtcttcccttcccGTTCCCACTACCCACGGCGGCGACCAGGTTTCTACGTGACCATGGTGGTGAACCGCTGGTGGGCCCAGTACACAAGCATCCCGCTGCCGGACCAGCTGATGTGCGTCATCTCGGCCACCGTGCACGGCGTGGACCAGCGTGGCCGTCTGCTGCGCCGCACCCTCATTCGCTACGCCAACCTAGCGTCGGTGCTGGTGCTGCGCTCTGTCAGCACGCGCGTGCTCAAGCGCTTTCCCACCATGGAGCACGTGGTGGACGCAGGTGCAGCGCTCAGGGAGCCCTGGGAGGGACTGGACCGGACCTGCCCCGAGGGTCTCCTAGGCGGGGAGATTTGACCACCAGGGGGAGCTCCAGGGCCCCAGAGCGTTGAGTCCTGGAGGCCAAGGATGAGACTTCATTCCTTTCTCTTCATCCCTGCAGGTTTCATGTcccaggaagagaggaaaaagttTGAGAGCCTGAAATCTGACTTCAATAAGTACTGGATTCCTTGCGTCTGGTTCACCAATCTGGCGGCCCAGGCCCGGAGGGACGGGCGAATCCGTGATGACATTGCTCTCTGCCTGCTCCTGGAAGTGAGTCAGCCTAGGACAGGGCCCATCTGCCCTCCTCCCCCTAGTTTTGCATACTGCAATCATAATTTCAGTGCTTAACACCTACATGGGGTCGATTATGTAGCGCGGCAAGTGTGAGGAAGTGAGGAAACTAGGCAAGGAGCGGAAAAAAAAACTtgcccaagtcacacagctagttagtggAGCTGAGATTCATCCTCAGAGCTTCTGGCTCCAGGGTCTGTCCTTGCAGTCACTGTGCTAAACTGCCTTCCATCACAGGCACCCCAGCCTGACACCTCTGAAAGCAGAATGAGACCTAGCCCAGGCCTAAATGTGTACTGGACtccccgtccccttctcctttcttcctttctgtctccaCTGACTTCCTCTTCGTGCTGTTCCACCAGGAGCTGAACAAGTACCGGGCCAAGTGCAGCATGCTCTTCCACTATGACTGGATCAGCATCCCCCTCGTCTACACCCAAGTAACTGCCTctcacctccccagccccagtGCCTACTGTGTGTCCTGTGCTGTGTGTGACACCGAGAACTAGAGATGGTACCTGCCCAGGGGCGGCAGTTCAGTCCAGTGAGACACTAAATAGCCAAGGGCTCCTCCTCAAAGCCTCCCTGGACCCTCACTAAGATGATCCCCTCCGACTTGGTGCTGCCACACCTTGCTAcatgttgtatttattttttattttttaaaatatttatttatttggctgggttgGGTCTTCTTTGCAGCACGGGGGAGCTTTAGTTGGCGCATGCGAACTCAAGGTGCAGcaatgtgagatctagttccctgaccagggatggaacctgggccccctacattgggacctcacccccagggaagtccccgctaCATATTTTAATTACTTGTTAGAGCTACCACTGACCCTCGGGGCAGACAGCATTTTAACCTGTCCCACTCAGCCTGGcatgacctcctccaggtggTGACCATAGCAGTATACTCCTTCTTTGCCCTCTCCTTGGTGGGCCGCCAGTTCGTGGAGCCAGTGGCAGGTGCTGCCAAACCTCGGGAGCCTCTGGAACCAGGGCCAGCTGTAGGCGATCTGGACATGTATGTGCCTCTCACCACTCTGCTGCAGTTCTTCTTCTATGCTGGCTGGCTCAAGGTGGGCACTTCAGGGGGTGGAGATATGGACCGAGGACCCACCCACACTTTGGGGTTAGAAAGTAGGGCTCTGAGCGCAGAAAACACTCTCTTACCACCTGCAGGTGGCAGAACAGATCATTAATCCCTTTGGTGAGGATGATGACGACTTTGAAACCAACCAGCTTATAGACCGCAACTTGCAGGTGATTCAGGGTCTGGTGGCAGCTCTCTGGGAGTCGGGCTCTCCCTCCTTGCCAGCTCTCAGTCCGGGTTCGCAGAGAGAAGGGGATTCTTGTGACCTGCTGCCCCCAGGTATCCCTGCTCTCCGTGGATGACATGTACCAGAACCTGCCTCCCACGGAGAAGGACGCCTACTGGGATGAGGACTCGGCGCAACCGCCCTACACAGTGGCCACGGTGGCCGAGTCGCTGCGGCCTTCCTTCCTGGGCTCCACCTTCAACCTGCGGTGAGTAGTCCACGCCGGCCGAGGCAGGACCTGAGTCAGTAGCCAGGCTCCAGTTCCCCGCCCACCCTCCGGGCGCCCAGGACTCGGTCCCTCCCGGTCCCCCTGCTGTCAGAGGCTTGCTCACACAGCCCTCCTGCCTGCCCGCAGCATGAGCGACGACCCTGAGCAGAGCCTGCAGGTGGAGGCGTCACCTGGGCCAGCCCGGCCTGTGACCGCGCAGACCCCACTGCTCGGCCGCTTCCTGGGCGTAGGCGCTCCCTCGCCAGCCATCAGCCTTCGGAACTTCGGCCGCGTCCGCGCCCCCCGGACCCCGCATCTGCTGCGCTTCCGGGTCGAAGAGGGCGGCGACGTCGAGGCAGCGGACCGCATCGAGGAGGAGGCGTCAGGGTCTGGGGACGAGACCCAGGAGCCCTGAGCcaacggggcgggggggggggggggggggggcgtccaGCTGCCTCCCCCAGGCCCGCCCCGGCCCACTTTGCGGGCCCTACGGATTTAGAGCAGCATTCCCGCGTGCCCTAAGCCCGGGCACCTAGGGACCGCCCCTGATGGCAGAAGGGCCTGAATCAGGGTAGGGGATGCTTCCACGTTGGCTTGGAGGTGAAGCTAGGGCGCAAGGGCGAGGCACAGAGGACTAGAGCCCAGGTGCACGGTTTATTTCCGCTGCGATTTGGGGCTAGGCCAGTTCTTAAACTTGAGGGAGCATCAGTTATCACTGAAGGGCTGGTTAAAAAGTCTTGGGTACCACCCCCAGCATTTGATTCAAGTCTGGGAGAGAGGTTAAGAATTTGCTATTTCTAGTAGTTTTCCAGggaatgctgctgctgccccCACGATCACATAAAAACATGTTTAGGATATACCTTGTTCTGATAACCTCACCCTGAAGAGGGGCCAAAGTGTGTACTGGGTACTTTATCTGTTATGTTCAATTTGTTTACAATGAGAATGTATTATTATTTGTGCAATTAAAATTGCTTAAAACTGAACTGGCATACTCTGAAGTGGGCTAAAGATAagggtttggggaaaaaaagagggtcTGAGGGTCTGCCCTGGAAGCTGACACTGAGATGTGAAGGCACCCAGCCTAGACTTGCAGCATCTGAACAAGCCCTTCTCTGTTCCCACCAAACAGCGAGAAAGGACAATTTAAGGGGCGAAAACGGCAGGTCCATCTCTGTGGTGGGGCTGGGGCACTCAGCTGATGGGAGTAAAGGGGGGCCTTTGGAAAACAGCCCCACCGAATACTAGAGTTGCTGCTAAACTGAGTTCCTCTAAGATTCCTGCCTTCTAAGCAATTGGTGAATGCCAAAGCTGAATGTTAAagccaaaggaaaacaaacaccAAAACTCAAAAATGGAAGGCATGAAGAATGTAGGGAGAGCTTGAGGACATCAGCCTCTGGCATTGTTGACAGGATTACAATGCTGGGTACTACTTTCCTGCTGAGTGATGGGATACTGAACTTTTCTCAGCCTTGGCTGACAAACCTGTACTGTCCAGAAAAGGCACCTGTGGTCACCATTCACTCAGAAGTCACCCGGAAGTGTTTTACAGGATTGAGAGAGGGAGTCTTGCTTCAGGTTGAGTGCTCATCAGGGAGAGCAGTGGAGATGTAGATGCAAAGGCTCTTTTGTTGCTGTGCCATGCCCAACACACAGCTCTCAGAGCAAACATCAGCTAATGACCAGGTTGTCAGATGACTGGGTGGGAAGGCAGGGTCAAGTCTTCCCAGAGTCAAcggttttaaaacttttataggGTTGGTCTTAGTGGTCCACCTTTTCCGACTGCTTAGTCAGAAGTCTGCATTACAGAAGTCTAATTAGCCAAGTTGAACAACCAATTTAGATTTGCAGCTCATTTAAGACAAGTACTTTTCAACCACTTTA from Dama dama isolate Ldn47 chromosome 20, ASM3311817v1, whole genome shotgun sequence carries:
- the BEST4 gene encoding bestrophin-4 isoform X2, which produces MVVNRWWAQYTSIPLPDQLMCVISATVHGVDQRGRLLRRTLIRYANLASVLVLRSVSTRVLKRFPTMEHVVDAGFMSQEERKKFESLKSDFNKYWIPCVWFTNLAAQARRDGRIRDDIALCLLLEELNKYRAKCSMLFHYDWISIPLVYTQVVTIAVYSFFALSLVGRQFVEPVAGAAKPREPLEPGPAVGDLDMYVPLTTLLQFFFYAGWLKVAEQIINPFGEDDDDFETNQLIDRNLQVSLLSVDDMYQNLPPTEKDAYWDEDSAQPPYTVATVAESLRPSFLGSTFNLRMSDDPEQSLQVEASPGPARPVTAQTPLLGRFLGVGAPSPAISLRNFGRVRAPRTPHLLRFRVEEGGDVEAADRIEEEASGSGDETQEP
- the BEST4 gene encoding bestrophin-4 isoform X1; this translates as MTVSYTLKVAEARFGGFSGLLLRWRGSIYKLLYKEFLLFIALYALLSVTYRLLLTQEQKHVYAQVARYCNRSADLIPLSFVLGFYVTMVVNRWWAQYTSIPLPDQLMCVISATVHGVDQRGRLLRRTLIRYANLASVLVLRSVSTRVLKRFPTMEHVVDAGFMSQEERKKFESLKSDFNKYWIPCVWFTNLAAQARRDGRIRDDIALCLLLEELNKYRAKCSMLFHYDWISIPLVYTQVVTIAVYSFFALSLVGRQFVEPVAGAAKPREPLEPGPAVGDLDMYVPLTTLLQFFFYAGWLKVAEQIINPFGEDDDDFETNQLIDRNLQVSLLSVDDMYQNLPPTEKDAYWDEDSAQPPYTVATVAESLRPSFLGSTFNLRMSDDPEQSLQVEASPGPARPVTAQTPLLGRFLGVGAPSPAISLRNFGRVRAPRTPHLLRFRVEEGGDVEAADRIEEEASGSGDETQEP